A genomic region of Friedmanniella luteola contains the following coding sequences:
- a CDS encoding DinB family protein has protein sequence MAAEHEQSDRFRGARIHLSDLTGLEIRDCEVGGLRIVDCYGSDVQLGGDFGRVVVNDVEVTAYVEAELDRRHPARVLAREATTVAGYRAAWEAVETTWRTTLDRARRLPEPRLHEQVDGEWSFVETQRHLLFAGDAWLGNAVLEEEGPYHPWGLPAGGMPADASAALGLDLAAAPTLEEVLGPRLARMAVMRRVVTGLTEAELDRVCGRKPADPYPDQEYVVRRCLRVVLKEEAEHHRYAVRDLDELAAEG, from the coding sequence ATGGCTGCTGAGCACGAGCAGAGCGACCGGTTCCGTGGCGCCCGCATCCACCTGAGCGATCTCACCGGCCTCGAGATCCGCGACTGCGAGGTCGGCGGTCTGAGGATCGTCGACTGCTACGGGAGCGACGTGCAGCTGGGGGGCGACTTCGGGCGCGTCGTGGTCAACGACGTCGAGGTCACGGCGTACGTCGAGGCCGAGCTGGACCGGCGCCACCCGGCGCGGGTGCTGGCGCGTGAGGCCACGACCGTCGCCGGGTACCGGGCGGCGTGGGAGGCGGTCGAGACGACGTGGCGGACGACCCTCGACCGCGCCAGGCGCCTCCCCGAGCCCCGGCTGCACGAGCAGGTGGACGGGGAGTGGTCGTTCGTCGAGACGCAACGGCACCTGCTGTTCGCCGGTGACGCCTGGCTCGGCAACGCGGTGCTGGAGGAGGAGGGGCCCTACCACCCGTGGGGCCTGCCCGCGGGCGGCATGCCCGCCGACGCGAGCGCGGCCCTGGGGCTGGACCTCGCCGCTGCACCGACGCTGGAGGAGGTCCTCGGGCCGCGGCTCGCCCGGATGGCGGTGATGAGGCGGGTCGTCACCGGCCTCACCGAGGCCGAGCTCGACCGGGTCTGCGGTCGCAAGCCGGCGGACCCGTACCCGGACCAGGAGTACGTGGTGCGCCGCTGCCTGCGGGTGGTGCTCAAGGAGGAGGCCGAGCACCACCGCTACGCCGTGCGCGACCTCGACGAGCTCGCGGCCGAGGGCTGA
- a CDS encoding ArsR/SmtB family transcription factor has translation MPTTLPLLADDDVAGCCSPLTAGVLDDVAAERLARVFKALGDPTRVRLLSLIAAAGDDGACVCDLVEPVRLSQPTVSHHMRQLVDAGLITREQRGRWAYYRLVDGALTALAAALAPATAS, from the coding sequence GTGCCCACCACGCTGCCGCTGCTCGCCGACGACGACGTCGCCGGCTGCTGCTCACCGCTGACCGCCGGCGTGCTGGACGACGTGGCCGCGGAGCGGCTCGCGCGCGTGTTCAAGGCGCTCGGCGACCCGACCCGCGTGAGGCTGCTCTCCCTCATCGCGGCCGCCGGGGACGACGGCGCCTGCGTCTGCGACCTCGTCGAGCCGGTCCGGCTGTCCCAGCCCACCGTCTCCCACCACATGCGCCAGCTCGTCGACGCCGGTCTGATCACCCGCGAGCAGCGCGGCCGGTGGGCCTACTACCGCCTCGTCGACGGCGCTCTGACCGCCCTCGCCGCCGCCCTGGCTCCCGCCACGGCCAGCTGA
- a CDS encoding MerR family transcriptional regulator, whose protein sequence is MHLRPLMHKSDDEQGGAGQDNPTIGAVSRALGVPAPTIRAWEWRYQLPTGRHRPGGQRRYSAVDVAALTRMRDEIAAGRGAAEAAALVTAALAAPPATVVDRLVAATHRLHTQGVVDALEESCHHHGLPVTLEQVVLPALQEIGRRWADGRSDVAHEHLLAGALQGWLAAQQLKAGPPRRASTVVLACGPDDQHTLALEAFAVLLTDQGFDCRYLGAQTPISSLVLAARQPPAHVVVVASHLPRYRTPAVRALQAVAALPVAVFYAGAAFDDPGARRDVPGTYLDGTLSAATRAVAQAAHTIATTQVPVEQGPGD, encoded by the coding sequence ATGCATCTGAGGCCCTTGATGCACAAGTCCGACGACGAGCAAGGCGGAGCCGGTCAGGACAACCCGACCATCGGCGCGGTCAGCCGCGCCCTGGGTGTGCCGGCGCCCACCATCCGCGCGTGGGAGTGGCGCTACCAGCTCCCGACCGGACGGCACCGCCCCGGCGGGCAGCGCCGCTACAGCGCGGTGGACGTCGCGGCCCTGACGCGGATGCGGGACGAGATCGCCGCCGGGCGTGGAGCGGCTGAGGCCGCGGCCCTCGTGACGGCCGCTCTCGCCGCTCCGCCGGCCACGGTCGTCGACCGGCTGGTGGCCGCGACGCACCGGCTCCACACCCAGGGGGTCGTCGACGCACTGGAGGAGTCCTGCCACCACCACGGCCTGCCGGTGACTCTGGAGCAGGTGGTCCTCCCGGCGTTGCAGGAGATCGGGCGGCGGTGGGCCGACGGCCGCAGCGACGTGGCTCACGAGCACCTCCTGGCCGGCGCCCTGCAGGGCTGGCTGGCGGCTCAGCAGCTGAAGGCCGGCCCGCCCCGCCGCGCCAGCACGGTGGTGCTGGCCTGCGGCCCGGACGACCAGCACACCCTCGCCCTGGAGGCCTTCGCCGTGCTGCTGACCGACCAGGGGTTCGACTGCCGCTACCTCGGCGCCCAGACACCGATCTCGTCGCTGGTCCTGGCCGCTCGGCAGCCCCCCGCTCACGTCGTCGTCGTCGCCTCGCACCTCCCGCGTTACCGGACCCCGGCCGTCAGGGCCCTGCAGGCCGTGGCCGCCCTGCCCGTCGCCGTGTTCTACGCCGGTGCGGCCTTCGACGACCCCGGGGCACGCCGCGACGTCCCCGGTACCTACCTCGACGGCACGCTCTCCGCCGCCACGCGCGCCGTCGCCCAGGCCGCCCACACGATCGCCACCACGCAGGTGCCGGTCGAGCAGGGCCCGGGCGACTGA